The sequence below is a genomic window from Anopheles cruzii chromosome 3, idAnoCruzAS_RS32_06, whole genome shotgun sequence.
TTTGTGTTATCAGTTCTGGAAATCCAGCTGCGAGGTTCGCGcttttttgcgttgcgttACGCAGGCTTTCACCGTGACAGCACTCTCCTGTCACTTTCCTTTCAAACGGACGCGccttttgctttgctttgctgtggTCGCGGTAATTGGACGCCGGAAAGTACAACGTCAATCGATTTGCACTCGACGTGAAAAAGGGTGAAAAAACCACGACACAATGCCTCACCAGGACGATAAAACATCCATCCGGATCGTGAGCGTCGATTACTACATGAGCAAACCGGATCCGCAGTTCGATAGTTGCTACTCGGAGTTTCGCGGCTCGGAAGTGAAACAGGTTCCGGTGGTGCGTTTGTTTGGGTCCAGCGCAACCGGCACCCACAGTTGCGTGCACATTCATGGTGTTTTGCCTTATTTCTACATCCCCTACGAGGGATCTACCGCGGACCGGCTTGCGGTAGACCAACGCATCTATCAACTTGCTTCCGCCCTCGACAAAGCCATCAACATCTCGCTAGGGCAGTCCAATTCGCGGGCGATGCATGTTTTTAACATAACGCTGGTGAAAGGAACGTAAGTGCCGGGGCCGGTTCATTATCTCTTTGGTCGCTTCCTAATCCCGCTTGTTCCCCATTTCAGTCCCATCTACGGTTACCACAAGTATGAGCACCACTTTCTCAAGGTTCATATGTACAACCCGATGTTGATTCGAAAGGCCACACAGTTGCTGATGAACGGAACGATCCTTTCAACGACGTACCAGGTGCACGAAACCCACGTGccgtacattttacagttctTTATCGACTACAACCTGTACGGTATGAGCTTTATGCACCTGGAATCGAAAGGATTGCGGCAACGACAGGAGGCGTCGTCTTCCAGCAAGCTCGCCGGCGGTACACCGAAAATGTCAACCTCAGAGTACGAAATCGATGCGCTGGCAAGTGCCATTTTGAATCGTAAACCGCACAAAAACGATTCCTCCGAGTTTGCCAATCCTGGAATCGCGTCCATCTGGGCAGACGAACAGGCCCGGCGACGCCTGTGCGGTTTGGAGCAACCGGAGAGTTCGAATCTTTCTCAAAGCAGTGGCCTGTGCGAGGTTGTTACAGAAAGCGATCGCTTTTACCGTGCACTGCTTGCGTCAAAACTTTCGAAAGACCAACCGCCGAACACAGTAGGCGAAGTCGGAAGTCACaccaaaccaccaccagcatcaagTTACCCGTCGGAGGTAACGGAAGGCGAATCGACGCTGGCCGACGCATCGTTCATATCGCATCATAGTAGCCATAGCCCGTCGTATTCGTCGCAGCACAGCTTTCAATTGGCCGGCCCCAGTTCGGTGGTGGATGAGGAGAAAATTATCTTGCTGTCGCAGAACCGGAATTCGGACGTAACGCTTTGCGAAGAGGACATGCAGATGATCGAAATCATGCGCGAACTGGAGGAAAACGAGAACCAGCAGTACGAGGGCGACTGCGTGCTGGCGCCGCTGACACAGAGAAGCAGCGGGACCATTTTGAGCGCTTCCCAGGCCCAAAAACGCCTGAACGCGTCGTTGTGCGGAGACTTGGAAGCGGTTTGTTTGATGGACGAGCAAAGTGGACccaacgagcagcagcagcagcacgatgcCGAAGGCTTCGACTCGGACGATGAGTTTCTGTTGGATTTAACTCAAAAGCAAAGCCTACTGGGGAACCGCGACCTAGAAACGTGTCTtagcgacagcagcagtgaAGACGATTCGCTCGATGGCAGCTTCACGATTCCTCAGCTGGACGGTGGCGATGACTCAACTCCGTGTACCAAGTCGGCCAAGCGCACCAAGGAACCGGCGGACGCATCAGAAACACAATCGATCTGTGAGACACCATGCAAACGGCCCCGCAGGGATCTGCGTAGTGCTTGCCCGTCTCCAGTGTCTACTCCGCGCCGAGTTTCGTTTGCCAATCCCATTTCGGTCGATGTGGTATCTGCCAAACGCACCTCGTTAATAACGCGTTTTCAAGCATCGTCACCGGTATCGATCAAAACTTGTGTCATCCGGTAACTTAGTTTTGCAAATTTGAAAAGACCCACAAAAATCAGTCCTCTTCTCTTTCAGTATTCCCAAGCTGGACGTGTCAAGCGCATCGCTCGATTCACCCGTTTCGACTCCAACCCGGAGCACAAGTGTCAAAAGCCCAGATTTCAAACTGAAGAATGTGTTTGTTCAGTAAGTTTGCTTCCTGTGGGAACCGGCGTTTGGTTGTCGACTCGGAATACTGACCCGACGTAACCCGATTTTTTAGGTTAGAAAAAATGTCAATGGACACATATCGGAGCTTCTCACCGCAAGGGTCCGCCGATGAGTACGATCCAATGGAGGGCTGTTCTCATCGGAAACGGGGCCGGAAGCTTGCACTTGCTTCCTTGaggacaccgacaccgaagcGCCCGAAATACGAACCCCAAAAGGTGGAGCTGATTTTGTCGGAACGGTTCCAAAACATCATCCGACTCTCGCCGAAGGTGCGCATTGAGCCACTCTCGATGGCAGTCAAACGGAACGCAACGATGGCCCCGCTCGAAAAGATCGAGCAGAGTTTGgaccaatcgatcgaaactGCTACCGTATCCGTGGACAACGAGACGATGGACGTTGAGGGACAAGGTTCACCGAAAGCTATCGAGCAGATAGAAACAATGGAGGACGATAAAGTGGCCGTAGCGGAGGCACCGACTCTGATGGACCATCAagtcgatggcgatggcggtaCAGGATCGAGCGCTTCCAGTGACGATGAACCTCTAATGTCCCCTCGGCGTCAAgtggatggcgatggcggaaCAGGAACGAGCGCTTCCAGTGACGAAGAACCTCTAATGTCCCCTCGGAATCaaatcgatggcgatggcggtaCAGGAACGAGCGCTTCCAGTGACGATGAACCTCTAGTGTCCGGCCGCGGGCACGCCGCGGAGGCACCGATTCTGATGGACCATCAagtcgatggcgatggcggtgccGGAACGAGCGCTTCCAGTGACGATGAGCCTCTagtttccggcccggccgcggtGACAGAGGAGAATGGGGAAGAGGACGATTCCCCGAATATTGTGAGCTTCTGTGAGAGAACTCTGGTGTGCGAACTGGACGACATCCAAacggactcggactcggataGCCTTTCGTGTGTCTACGCACCGAAAGAGGACGATCCAATCGTCACGATCACACCGACTGCATCGGCACCATCGTACGAGGATGCTTCCCGGGCGATTGAATCGTTTGAAATTCCGGCCGTCGTCAATCGGACCCCCTTCTACGGTGACCCCGCCGATGTGACCGGCAAGAAAGAGGTAGGCCACACGGTGTTGCACATCCCCGGCAACAGTCTGAACGATGTGGAAGACTTTCGGAGTGCGATCGGTGGGTTGCGGTCGTTGAATACCTTACGCTACGACAATCTGCAGCGTGTCTACGGTGACAGCATTCACCAAGCGCTGGGCACCGGTGTACCGAGGAGCGATCGGATGCTGGAACTGCTGTCCTCGGATGCCACCGTTcgcatccggccggccgaactTCCTCCAACCCATCGGGAAGCGGTCTCGTGGCTTGACGCCAGATGTCGCGGTCGTCTAgcggcaccgatcggcgatGCACCCGAAGTGCAtccggtgaaggtgaagaaagCCGGAACAATCATGACCGCAAACCTCGAGGGTGGCGGCGATTCCGGCGAAGTTCTGCTTTCCGCACCGCCAAAGATCGATAGCGATTCGACGTTCAACCTGAGTGTCCTGGTGGCCGGCGAAGCGCCCGGTTTGCAGTCTCTGGTGACGAAAAATATGACCATGAATACCTTCACCGGTTCGCCCGCGGACGACGCGGCGGATAAAtcgtcggccaccgggggccagtTCGTCGGCTACAAGGCTCGTAAGCAGCACAACAGTCTCGTACGGAGTCGTCTTTTTAAGGCTCGCCCCAAAACTTCCGAAAAGCCAGACGGTGATGATGAGGCACCGGAACCCGCGGAGGAGATGGTCGATACCTCGCAGCTCCACGAACAAATATTGGGCCTCATCGAGGAAGAGGAAACGGAACCAGAAACGTCGGACCCGGTCAACGTAAGTGGGGAGAGACAATTGCGGCGCAGATCAGGTCTTAATCCGTTCCGCTTTCAGGAAAACTTGCCCACGGAACCGCAGGACCAGGGCACCGCACTTGATGACGAAGCCATCGAACCGACGGCGGATTTTGTGGAGCACAGCAACGCCAACATTTCGATGGCGACGCCGGTCAACAACACGTACGGCTTCAAGGTGGACTTTGAAAATTTACAAAAAGCGAAAGCCGGATGCGAGGTAAGTTAATGTTAAGCCGGAGGATCCGTTAGAGCGCGGGGCTGTGGCGCAGGAGAATAGATTTATGTTGTGTCTTCTGTTGTTTCGTCTGTTTGTCCATCGTCTGCAGTGACCTCCGTACTTTTAGTCGATACACCGTCGAGAACCGTCAGGAGATTAGAGGGACGCACGATCCGCACAGAAACAGTCGTTTGTCTGTACTTGACAAGTTTATTCGTAGGCGCTTAACTCGAAACCGACACATGTAATCGTTCGAAACGCTCTCTAGTGGGCGAGTTGCTCATTAATCCAATCAATAAACGATGATACCCGAACAAACACTCCGGGATTCCGGAAGCCTCCGCACGGTATGCCTCCCCAGGAAACGGTGCCCACCTGTACGAACGaaccgtcctcgtcgtcgatcTGCACCAACGGACCACCGGAATCGCCCGAGCAGACACTCGACAGGCCCTCGATCGTGCCGGCGCACAGGTTGCTGTCGGCAATGTCACTGTTGTAGTAGATCTCACGGCACTCGTCCAGATCCATCACCGGAATGGAGGTTTTCTGTAAACGGGAACACAATCGTGTAAGCGAACTCAGGTCGGTAAAAGGAGGTCCGCAGGTCACTTACCATCAGAGCGTTGGGGTAGCTGGGGAACGGAGAGAACGACGTTGATCCCCAGCCACTGATGGTGCACATGCCGGTCGGCACGACGTCCGCTTCCGGTAGGTTGATCAGCTGCACGTTCTCGTTCAGATGGAACGGACGGTCAACGCGGAACACGGCAATGTCGTTCGGACCGATTCCTCCGGTGTATCCCTTGTGGGCGTAGAACTTTACGATTTTCCGGCGCTGGACCTGCTCGTCGTCCTTGCGAAGGTCATGCTCTCCCGCGACGGCTTCCGGCACCGAGCCATGCTCGAGATCTTCCGGAACACAGTGAGCGGCCGTCAGGACGAAGCGTGCGGCAATCAGTGAACCGCCGCAGAAGTGAAACGGTCGACGGCCCGGTTTGTTGTAGTTGATTTGCAGCGAAATTTGGTACGGGAACTCGTGCGGGATGGCTTCTTCGCCGCCAACGATACGGTTGGAGCTGGAGGGCTTTGCCGCAGCCAGCGCGGCCAGGGCGAGAAGAATTGCGACCAGTTGTCCTGCCATTTTGCGCGTGCGTTCCGAATCGAAGCGAACCGAGCTGTGGACTGAATGCTTTGCCGGACGGTGGAACTACATTTTATACCGGCCAAGTTGAAGATCCGGACGTCACGATTTCTGTATTCCCCCGAGGGAAAGCCATCTCAAGTGGTCATTGAGCACGAGGCGCAGTAATTTATGGAAAGCCTCTCCGACTTTCGCAAGAAGTGGCTTAAACCACTGCAGATAAGCCGGTGAATGGCTTAAGAATTATTCATTGCGCTATTAATATGTGCTAGGCACGTGTGGTGTTTGGCTACTGTTGGCCACTTAACCCCCCCCCCggagatgttttttttgttgtaaaatggccaaaaaaacTAACACAGGTTTCATGTAATTCGCTTTTGTTGGGACTATtgcttttgtgtgtgctttacctgcttctgcttctcgtTCTGGTTCGGTGTAATCTGCGTCATAATAAAACCTTCCTAAACCTTCGTGCGGAGCGTGGCGCGGCCGCTGGTCTAtgtttttgaatttcatttttctgGTCATTTTTGCAGTACAACTGTCTCACGATACTGTCGCTTGAGGTGCACGTGCAAACCCGGGGCGATCTGAGACCGAACCCGAGCACGGATCCGCTGGCGGCGATCTTCTATCGCGTCCACAACGACGTGCCGCCCGACCACCCGAGGGCATCGTCGGTGTGCGGGATCATTTTGAACCAGGAGCAAACGGCCGAcccgaccgccggccgggcggcaAGCTCGTACCGGTACAATCTGTGCCCGACCGTGGCCgacgtgctggtggtgcagaGTGAGCGCGATCTGTACGAGAAGTTTCTGCTACTCATTTCGTTCTGGGATCCGGACATTTTCGCCGGCTACGAGATCGAAAGCGTCTCCTGGGGCTACCTCATCGAGCGTGGGTACGCCCTGGAGATGAACCTCATGAAGATGCTGTCGCGCGTGCCGACCGCCTCCGAGAAGGTGCACGTCGTCTCGGAGGAAGAGCAGCAAGAGCTGCTCGAGATGCACGACTACAGTGCGGGTCTGAAGATTCCCGGGCGCATTCTGCTGGACATTTGGCGCCTGATGCGTCACGAAATCGCGCTCACCTCGTACACGTTCGAGAACGTGGCCTACCACATCCTGCACCGGCGCGTACCGTGCCACTCGTACCGGCAACTCTCCGACCTGTGGACCAAACCGCACACCCGTTGGATCGTGCTGGATTACTATCTCGAGCGGGTGAACGGAAACTTTGCGATCCTCAACCAGCTCGATCTGATCGGTCGCACGGCGGAGCTGGCCAAACTGTTCGGTATCCAGTTCTACGAGGTACTGTCGCGTGGGTCTCAGTTCCGCGTCGAAAGTATGATGCTGCGGATCGCGAAACCACGCAACCTTGTGTCCGTATCGCCCAGCATCCAACAGCGGGCGCATATGCGAGCCCCCGAGTACCTACCGCTGATCCTGGAGCCACAGTCACGCTTCTACGCCGATCCGATGATCGTGTTGGACTTCCAGAGCCTGTACCCGAGCGTGATCATTGCGTACAACTACTGCTTCTCGACGTGCCTGGGACGTATCGAGCATTTGGGAGGAGAGTAAGTGCCGTTACAAGTCACCGCCGCGTCGTCCACGTTTTAATTCCCGCCCTTCCCGCGCAGGTCGTCCGAGTTTGAGTTTGGGGCCACGCATTTGCGCGCACCCCGCCAGATGGTGCAGAGCTTGCTGGACCGAAACCTCATCACTTGCTCCCCGTGCGGGGTGGCGTTTGTCAAATCGGCCGTCCGGGAGGGCGTCCTGCCGCGCATGTTGAGCGAAATCCTCAACACCCGGCTGATGGTGAAGAAATCGATGAAACTGCACAAAGACGACAGTATCCTGCAGCGGGTGCTTCACTCGCGCCAGCTAGGCCTAAAGCTGATCGCCAACGTAACGTACGGGTACACGGCGGCCAACTTTAGTGGCCGCATGCCGTGTGTCGAAATCGGCGACAGTGTGGTGGCGAAGGGCCGCGAAACACTGGAACGGGCCATCAAGCTCGTGGAAGGCACGGAGCGGTGGGGAGCGAAGGTTGTCTACGGCGATACGGACTCACTGTTTGTGCTGTGTCCGGGGCGCACCCGGGAGGAGGCGTTTCGGATTGGGGAAGAAATTGCGGCCACCGTGACGGCCGATAATccgccaccggttaagctgaAGCTGGAGAAGGTCTACCAGCCGGCGATCCTGCAAGTAAGTGCGACTGCGACACCGATCCGTCTCAGTATTTTACAGTTTATTTCGCAATTTTACTCTGAATCCACGCGTGAAAGTGTGGCACACTCGTAAACACGACCGGCATGGTGGCTCGGCACGGTTTTTCCCCGTACGACAAGAGCCCGATCTGTGCCGTGCGATCGCTGACGGTGATGGCTAGCGGCCCACCGGAGTCCGCCGTACAGCCGGACACGTTACGGTAGCCGCCGGCGCAAATGACCGAGCTATCCACGGAGGGTCGCATTTTTTCGCAATCCTTCATCGTGCGCAGTGGCAGGTCCACTCTCTGTGAATAGAATTTGTTAGTCAATCTGTGAACGATCACTTTCGATGCTCCTTACCCTCAGCTCATCGGGGAAAATGTCGTCCCAAGTCTTAGAAATCGAACCCCAGCCAGCAaacttggccgccgccgtgtggtcgATCACGGTGTCGTTGTTCGCCAAACGGATCGTAGCAATCGTGGACCCGAAATGTAGTGGCTTCGATAGCCGAATCTTGAGACAAACGCGGAGGTTAATATCGGCTTGTGGACCGAATACGTACGCACTACGAACTCACTACGGCGATATCGTTCCGAAGGGTGCCGGAGCTGTACCGTTCGTGCGCCACAAACCGGGACACGTTCCGACGCTGGGCTCCGGTCTCTTCGGTGGCAATATTGTTCACTCCCGCTACGACTTCCATCCACCCTTCGGGGGTGAAGTTTCCCTCGCAATGGGCCGCCGTTAGAATCCAGCGACGGTTGAGGATCGATCCGGAGCAGAAGTGTGCCGGCCGCGAGCCGTTGGCGTAGTTCCACTGGATCGAAACCTGATACGGGAACTCGTGGGCTGTGGCGATCGTCCCTTCGATAATGCGCACTCGGCCCCCGTGGACGATCGCAATGATTGTTGCTGCTATAAAAAGTAATCTCTTCATGGCGCTACCTTTGACTTTTGTGTCCCACCGCACGGAAGCCCGCCCGATTTATAGTGGACCGATTGACCAACCGCCGATTTATTTATCTCTCAAGTGTTCGCCACTCAAACGGCGCGTGTGTAATCCTTGCGTGTTGTGTATCTGTTGCAGACCAAGAAACGGTACGTGGGATTCATGTACGAATCGGCCGATCAGAAGCAGCCGACGTACGAGGCGAAAGGCATCGAAACGGTGCGCCGCGATGGCTGTCCGGTGGTGTCGAAAATGCTCGAAAAGGTGCTACGCATTCTGTTCGAAACGTGCGACGTGTCGAAGGTGAAACAGTACACGTGCCGCCAGTTTGCCAAAATTCTCGAAGGCCGCGTCAACCTGCAGGATTTCATCTTCGCCAAGGAGTTCCGCGGTGCGGATGGCTACAAGCCGGGGGCCTGCGTGCCGGCACTCGAACTCTCCAGGTGCGTTGCCGCTGTCGGATGCGGTGTGTTCAGCGTGCTCATTTACTTTCCTATCTGCGCAGGAAGTGGAAATTAACCGATCCTCGGAGGGAACCTCGCCGGGGTCAGCGTGTACCGTATGTGATAGTCAATGGCCCACCACTGGTACCGCTCATCCGGCTTGTGCGCAGTCCGGATGAAGTGCTGGCGAACGAGGGCCTTAAAATTAACGCCAATTACTACATTGTGAAAGCGATCATCCCACCGCTCAACCGGTGCTTACTGTTGATCGGGGCCGATGTAAATCGCTGGTACAACGAACTGCCACGCAAAACGTTGATGCTCCACAATACGGCCGGACCGGCTGATGGCGCCAGCAAGGCAGTGACCACCGAGCAGCGAAAGGGCGCGAAGAAGAGCACGATCTCGCAGTACTTCTCTACGACCAGTTGCGTCGTGGATTGCGGGAGACAAACGCACCAGGGAGTGTGCAAAGAGTGTTGCCAACGGCCTCAGTACGCGGTGGCTCACCTCATGAACAAGGTGAACAAACTTGAACGGAAACTAGAACTAACCGAGAAGGTAACAGAACCCGCGACCCAATGTCGCCGCGCCGGACGCACGTTtaatcgttttctttctctgcaCAACCCAACAGATGTGTCGGTCCTGCTGCCAACGGGCGTTTGCGACGGGTTGCGTATCGCTCGACTGTCCGGTAATGTTTTCTCTCAACCGACGCCACGTGGAACACAAGCAGACACGGCATTATCTCGACCTTGTGGAGAAGTTGTACTGAACGGAGTACTCAAAATACTTCACTAATAAATAAGTAGTTAAATAAGCGCGTTTTTATTAGTCACCGATCGTTTGACAACATCTTCCTCTTCGGTGTGTAAGGCACTTTAAAAGCACGAGGACGGTACCGGCAAAGGTTATTGGTGCATTTTGCTTTGCTCCCCACTCAGAGCGTTATCTGTGCAGGGGCCTGTGCGAAGGtgagcagctgctgctgcctgttgCTGATAAGATACAAACACGAGTCTTACGTACTAAACTACCATCGAATGGGTTTAAAAGTCGGGTTTAGTCGGGTTTTATCGAATAGGTTTAATAGTGTCGATTGTGATGGCTTCTGTGCGTGCGTCGAAATTGATATCAATGATTATCCACGTGGGGCGCGGTCCAAAGTTCGGCGAGATGTTGCCCAAGTTTAAATTAAGACTAGACGAAGAACATTTAATCGTGAGCGTGATCGAGAACGTTCAATAATTGCACGTCTCCTGGAACGACGCCAGGGGAAtaacgatcacgatcacggccATAACACGGTGCCGCAGTCACGCATGATGTAAAGTTCGTGCGTTCGCTCGTTGCTACAAATAGAAGGGCACGTTCTTAGAATTGTGTTTGGGTAACGATCTTCGGTCAGATGCTTACATTGCTTGAATTCAATTCAAGTGTCCGCGGCTACTTCTTACATGGATAGCGAAAGGAGAGCTCCTCCACGTGCTGAAAGTCTTCCCACACTTCGACCGTGCGGACATCTCGAAGCGGTAGCGTCAGGTCGTACTCGTAATCGGGCGGATGGTTAATGGCACCGACAAACACCTTCATCTTGGCCTCGAACATTCGAAACACGAGCGTGAAGGGTTTTGTGCGGTCCATGAGCTTGGTATTGTCCACCTTCTTCTCCTTCATCCAGTTCAAGTGCCACCAGTTCTGCACCACCTCGCTCTTTCCGGTCGGCTTGTCCGGAAAGACAATCTTGAACTGGTACATTATGGGCATCGCGTCGATCTTGGATGCCTGCCACGCGTCCGGTGCCTTGACGCAGAAATTAACTGAAAACCTGACGTAACATACGGTCAATTGCGGAAAATGTACCCAGAATTGGCGCGCACGACCTTCAACCGATACTTACTGGCGGGCATTATCTTGCAGCTTGCATCTTAAAGACACCTCGTCCCAGTCGTCCGGTTCCTGCGGAAAGTGGGCTACAAATTTGTGTGGAGGCGACACCATTTTAATCTGTCCTTGGCCGGGCACAACGAGTGACCACTGCTACTCGAGGTTAAACGGTTCCAGGAATATGGCCACAACCGGGCGTTTAATACTGTACGGagtcacgcgcgcgcgtctcgTCACGAGGCGTTACGCGGCAACCGAACTTACTACTAACAACTACTAAAGCGGAACTAAGTAGTACACATTGCATCGCTTGCTACGAGGTGTGTTCTAAAAGTATCGCGACATTGGAATTTTCGCGGGTTACGTATATTCGAGTATCGATTTTTTGGTGACGTTAGATTGCtacacaaaaaacagaaaaacagctgtcaaaaattgactgatcactcaaaatggcgTAACTTTTCATCATAAGCCACTGGCAtgtgaaaatcgaaaatcggatatacgttgcccgcggaaattcaaatgtcgcgatactttttgaacacacctcgaaCATTTGTTTGGATTTTCATTTCTATGACACTTCCACTTTCCACGGCGATGGCGTTTATGGCAAGCGGTTGACTACT
It includes:
- the LOC128274560 gene encoding DNA polymerase zeta catalytic subunit; the protein is MPHQDDKTSIRIVSVDYYMSKPDPQFDSCYSEFRGSEVKQVPVVRLFGSSATGTHSCVHIHGVLPYFYIPYEGSTADRLAVDQRIYQLASALDKAINISLGQSNSRAMHVFNITLVKGTPIYGYHKYEHHFLKVHMYNPMLIRKATQLLMNGTILSTTYQVHETHVPYILQFFIDYNLYGMSFMHLESKGLRQRQEASSSSKLAGGTPKMSTSEYEIDALASAILNRKPHKNDSSEFANPGIASIWADEQARRRLCGLEQPESSNLSQSSGLCEVVTESDRFYRALLASKLSKDQPPNTVGEVGSHTKPPPASSYPSEVTEGESTLADASFISHHSSHSPSYSSQHSFQLAGPSSVVDEEKIILLSQNRNSDVTLCEEDMQMIEIMRELEENENQQYEGDCVLAPLTQRSSGTILSASQAQKRLNASLCGDLEAVCLMDEQSGPNEQQQQHDAEGFDSDDEFLLDLTQKQSLLGNRDLETCLSDSSSEDDSLDGSFTIPQLDGGDDSTPCTKSAKRTKEPADASETQSICETPCKRPRRDLRSACPSPVSTPRRVSFANPISVDVVSAKRTSLITRFQASSPVSIKTCVIRIPKLDVSSASLDSPVSTPTRSTSVKSPDFKLKNVFVQLEKMSMDTYRSFSPQGSADEYDPMEGCSHRKRGRKLALASLRTPTPKRPKYEPQKVELILSERFQNIIRLSPKVRIEPLSMAVKRNATMAPLEKIEQSLDQSIETATVSVDNETMDVEGQGSPKAIEQIETMEDDKVAVAEAPTLMDHQVDGDGGTGSSASSDDEPLMSPRRQVDGDGGTGTSASSDEEPLMSPRNQIDGDGGTGTSASSDDEPLVSGRGHAAEAPILMDHQVDGDGGAGTSASSDDEPLVSGPAAVTEENGEEDDSPNIVSFCERTLVCELDDIQTDSDSDSLSCVYAPKEDDPIVTITPTASAPSYEDASRAIESFEIPAVVNRTPFYGDPADVTGKKEVGHTVLHIPGNSLNDVEDFRSAIGGLRSLNTLRYDNLQRVYGDSIHQALGTGVPRSDRMLELLSSDATVRIRPAELPPTHREAVSWLDARCRGRLAAPIGDAPEVHPVKVKKAGTIMTANLEGGGDSGEVLLSAPPKIDSDSTFNLSVLVAGEAPGLQSLVTKNMTMNTFTGSPADDAADKSSATGGQFVGYKARKQHNSLVRSRLFKARPKTSEKPDGDDEAPEPAEEMVDTSQLHEQILGLIEEEETEPETSDPVNVSGERQLRRRSGLNPFRFQENLPTEPQDQGTALDDEAIEPTADFVEHSNANISMATPVNNTYGFKVDFENLQKAKAGCEYNCLTILSLEVHVQTRGDLRPNPSTDPLAAIFYRVHNDVPPDHPRASSVCGIILNQEQTADPTAGRAASSYRYNLCPTVADVLVVQSERDLYEKFLLLISFWDPDIFAGYEIESVSWGYLIERGYALEMNLMKMLSRVPTASEKVHVVSEEEQQELLEMHDYSAGLKIPGRILLDIWRLMRHEIALTSYTFENVAYHILHRRVPCHSYRQLSDLWTKPHTRWIVLDYYLERVNGNFAILNQLDLIGRTAELAKLFGIQFYEVLSRGSQFRVESMMLRIAKPRNLVSVSPSIQQRAHMRAPEYLPLILEPQSRFYADPMIVLDFQSLYPSVIIAYNYCFSTCLGRIEHLGGESSEFEFGATHLRAPRQMVQSLLDRNLITCSPCGVAFVKSAVREGVLPRMLSEILNTRLMVKKSMKLHKDDSILQRVLHSRQLGLKLIANVTYGYTAANFSGRMPCVEIGDSVVAKGRETLERAIKLVEGTERWGAKVVYGDTDSLFVLCPGRTREEAFRIGEEIAATVTADNPPPVKLKLEKVYQPAILQTKKRYVGFMYESADQKQPTYEAKGIETVRRDGCPVVSKMLEKVLRILFETCDVSKVKQYTCRQFAKILEGRVNLQDFIFAKEFRGADGYKPGACVPALELSRKWKLTDPRREPRRGQRVPYVIVNGPPLVPLIRLVRSPDEVLANEGLKINANYYIVKAIIPPLNRCLLLIGADVNRWYNELPRKTLMLHNTAGPADGASKAVTTEQRKGAKKSTISQYFSTTSCVVDCGRQTHQGVCKECCQRPQYAVAHLMNKVNKLERKLELTEKMCRSCCQRAFATGCVSLDCPVMFSLNRRHVEHKQTRHYLDLVEKLY
- the LOC128273844 gene encoding trypsin-1-like, producing MAGQLVAILLALAALAAAKPSSSNRIVGGEEAIPHEFPYQISLQINYNKPGRRPFHFCGGSLIAARFVLTAAHCVPEDLEHGSVPEAVAGEHDLRKDDEQVQRRKIVKFYAHKGYTGGIGPNDIAVFRVDRPFHLNENVQLINLPEADVVPTGMCTISGWGSTSFSPFPSYPNALMKTSIPVMDLDECREIYYNSDIADSNLCAGTIEGLSSVCSGDSGGPLVQIDDEDGSFVQVGTVSWGGIPCGGFRNPGVFVRVSSFIDWINEQLAH
- the LOC128273845 gene encoding chymotrypsin-like protease CTRL-1 encodes the protein MKRLLFIAATIIAIVHGGRVRIIEGTIATAHEFPYQVSIQWNYANGSRPAHFCSGSILNRRWILTAAHCEGNFTPEGWMEVVAGVNNIATEETGAQRRNVSRFVAHERYSSGTLRNDIAVIRLSKPLHFGSTIATIRLANNDTVIDHTAAAKFAGWGSISKTWDDIFPDELRRVDLPLRTMKDCEKMRPSVDSSVICAGGYRNVSGCTADSGGPLAITVSDRTAQIGLLSYGEKPCRATMPVVFTSVPHFHAWIQSKIAK
- the LOC128273700 gene encoding uncharacterized protein LOC128273700; translated protein: MVSPPHKFVAHFPQEPDDWDEVSLRCKLQDNARQFSVNFCVKAPDAWQASKIDAMPIMYQFKIVFPDKPTGKSEVVQNWWHLNWMKEKKVDNTKLMDRTKPFTLVFRMFEAKMKVFVGAINHPPDYEYDLTLPLRDVRTVEVWEDFQHVEELSFRYPCKK